One genomic region from Osmerus mordax isolate fOsmMor3 chromosome 4, fOsmMor3.pri, whole genome shotgun sequence encodes:
- the rbm28 gene encoding RNA-binding protein 28 isoform X8, with protein sequence MSGLTVFVNKLPVTASNERLEEIFSEIGPLKQCFVVKEKGGDKCRGFGYVTFSMEEDAKRALKEVCLYDGRKITVDVAKRKIIDKKGKASTTPETKTTAGTPPAPRKEQKTNIPKNSLRKARLIIRNLSFKCSEEDLRQTFAKFGTVLEANIALKPDGKMRGFAFVQFKNQLQAGNALKATNLKEIKGRQVAVDWAIAKDKFLASQPPAASGIKNGEKIALKKPTADSKEEEEEEEEEEEEEEEKPVAPQKKKATSKPAPPLPESPSEDESEEEEEEGAEGEEEEDDDDDENDDDESQEGDDDEESELGSDDDDDDDDEDEDEDDLGQPARKKRNLPSDINEGKTVFIRNLSFDTEEEGLEEALLRYGELKYIKIVVHPDTEHSKGCAFAQFKCKEAADRCINVSQDESETGGIRVDGRKLNIVAAVTREDATKLKDKKVKVETGTRNLYLAREGLIRAGTKAAEGVPEADMAKRQRFEELKRTKLRDISVFVSKTRLCIHNLPKSVDNKQLRKLCLDAAGGGKAVRITECRVMYDKKPERGQITGRSLGYGFVEFQDHEHALKTLRHLNNNPQIYGSNKRPIAEFSLEDGRKLKMKEARQQQSKQRFRKEPGTGGRPQTGGGAGPQKGVAGPKGVTVTGEGQAKTQAKTGAQGPKQGQAQVQKQGQAQVQKQGQAQVQKQGQAQGQDQKQGQDQVQKQAQGPKPGQKRGQDQINGQDQIHGQNQGQGTFYSGFQTKPEVEHIELEDGKKRRKILPFPSHRGPKIRLRDKGKPQPPQPKKAKNHPSRRERQGGQTLEKPIQPRAQSSKASRRQVRNRDDVRFDSLVEQYKKKLMGGYKSTATKKSKWFSS encoded by the exons ATGTCAGGGCTTACTGTATTCGTAAATAAATTGCCTGTAACTGCCTCGAATGAACGACTCGAGGAAATATTTTCTGAGATTGGCCCGCTGAAGCAGTGTTTTGTTGTCAAAGAAAAAG GTGGCGACAAATGCCGAGGTTTTGGATATGTCACCTTCTCAATGGAGGAGGATGCAAAGCGTGCGCTGAAAGAAGTATGTCTCTATGATGGCCGCAAGATAACAGTCGATGTGGCTAAAAGGAAAATCATTGACAAGAAGGGTAAAG CATCCACAACGCCAGAAACCAAAACGACAGCAGGCACACCGCCAGCCCCTCGAAAAGAGCAGAAAACAAACATACCGAAGAACTCCCTGAGGAAAGCAAGGCTAATCATCAGGAATCTCAGCTTCAAG TGCTCTGAGGAGGATCTGAGACAGACCTTTGCCAAGTTCGGGACTGTTCTCGAGGCCAACATCGCTCTGAAACCAG ATGGGAAGATGCGAGGCTTTGCGTTTGTCCAGTTTAAGAACCAGTTGCAGGCCGGAAACGCCCTGAAGGCCACGAACCTGAAGGAAATCAAAG GGCGGCAGGTAGCTGTGGACTGGGCTATAgctaaagacaagtttcttgcCTCTCAGCCACCCGCTGCCTCAG GAATTAAGAACGGGGAGAAGATTGCGTTAAAGAAACCAACAGCTGACTccaaggaggaagaagaagaagaagaagaggaggaggaggaggaagaggagaaaccaGTCGCACCTCAAAAGAAAAA AGCCACCTCCAAGCCTGCCCCTCCTCTGCCAGAATCCCCATCAGAGgatgagagtgaggaggaggaggaggaaggtgctgagggtgaagaggaggaggatgatgatgatgacgagaatgatgatgatgagtccCAAGAgggagatgatgatgaggaaAGTGAACTTGGGTCTGATGAcgacgacgatgatgatgacgaggaCGAAGATGAGGATGACCTAG gccaGCCTGCCAGGAAGAAGCGGAACCTCCCCTCTGACATCAACGAGGGCAAAACCGTCTTCATCAG GAACCTGTCGTTCGACAcggaggaggagggtctggaggaggcgCTCCTGCGCTACGGGGAGCTGAAGTACATCAAGATCGTGGTCCACCCAGACACCGAGCACTCCAAAG GCTGCGCGTTCGCTCAGTTCAAGTGTAAGGAGGCAGCGGACAGGTGTATCAACGTGTCTCAGGACGAGTCGGAG acCGGCGGCATCCGCGTAGATGGGAGGAAGCTGAACATCGTCGCGGCGGTGACCCGAGAGGACGCCACCAAGCTGAAGGACAAGAAGGTGAAGGTGGAGACGGGCACCAGGAACCTGTACCTGGCCAGGGAAGGAC tgatccGTGCGGGAACCAAGGCAGCGGAGGGCGTACCGGAGGCAGACATGGCcaagagacagagg TTTGAGGAGCTGAAGCGGACAAAGCTGCGGGACATCTCCGTGTTCGTGTCCAAGACGAGGTTGTGCATCCACAACCTGCCAAAGTCGGTTGACAACAAGCAGCTGAGAAAACTCTGCCTGGATGCGGCTGGGGGAGGCAAGGCAGTCCGCATCACTGAG TGCAGGGTGATGTACGACAAGAAGCCAGAGAGGGGTCAGATCACCGGCCGCTCGCTCGGTTATGGGTTTGTGGAGTTCCAGGACCACGAGCATGCCCTGAAGACCCTGCGACACCTCAACAACAACCCTCAGATCTACGGCTCGAataag CGGCCCATTGCGGAGTTCTCCCTGGAGGACGGGAGGAAGCTGAAGATGAAGGAGGCTCGACAGCAGCAGAGCAAG CAGCGTTTCAGGAAAGAGCCCGGTACAGGAGGACGACCCCAGACCGGGGGCGGGGCCGGCCCTCAGAAGGGCGTGGCTGGACCGAAGGGTGTCACGGTGACGGGAGAGGGCCAGGCAAAGACACAGGCCAAGACCGGAG CCCAGGGTCCAAAGCAGGGCCAGGCCCAGGTTCAGAAGCAGGGCCAAGCCCAGGTTCAGAAGCAGGGCCAAGCCCAGGTTCAGAAGCAGGGCCAAGCCCAG GGCCAGGATCAGAAGCAGGGCCAGGATCAGGTTCAGAAGCAGGCCCAGGGTCCAAAGCCAGGCCAGAAGCGGGGCCAGGATCAGATAAATGGCCAGGATCAGATACATGGCCAGAACCAGGGCCAGGGCACGTTCTACTCTGGGTTCCAGACTAAGCCAGAGGTGGAACACATAGAACTGGAGGATGGCAAGAAGCGAAGGAAGATTCTGCCCTTTCCTTCACATCGAGGACCCAAGATCAG actgaggGACAAGGGCAAGCCGCAGCCTCCCCAGCCCAAGAAGGCCAAGAACCACCCCAGCAGACGAGAACGTCAGGGAGGGCAGACGCTGGAGAAACCCATCCAGCCCAGAGcacag AGCTCtaaggcgtccaggaggcaggTTAGGAACAGAGATGATGTCCGCTTTGACAGCCTGGTGGAGCAGTACAAGAAGAAACTGATGGGGGGCTACAAGTCCACAGCTACCAAGAAGAGCAAATGGTTCagcagctag
- the rbm28 gene encoding RNA-binding protein 28 isoform X6: MSGLTVFVNKLPVTASNERLEEIFSEIGPLKQCFVVKEKGGDKCRGFGYVTFSMEEDAKRALKEVCLYDGRKITVDVAKRKIIDKKGKASTTPETKTTAGTPPAPRKEQKTNIPKNSLRKARLIIRNLSFKCSEEDLRQTFAKFGTVLEANIALKPDGKMRGFAFVQFKNQLQAGNALKATNLKEIKGRQVAVDWAIAKDKFLASQPPAASGIKNGEKIALKKPTADSKEEEEEEEEEEEEEEEKPVAPQKKKATSKPAPPLPESPSEDESEEEEEEGAEGEEEEDDDDDENDDDESQEGDDDEESELGSDDDDDDDDEDEDEDDLGQPARKKRNLPSDINEGKTVFIRNLSFDTEEEGLEEALLRYGELKYIKIVVHPDTEHSKGCAFAQFKCKEAADRCINVSQDESETGGIRVDGRKLNIVAAVTREDATKLKDKKVKVETGTRNLYLAREGLIRAGTKAAEGVPEADMAKRQRFEELKRTKLRDISVFVSKTRLCIHNLPKSVDNKQLRKLCLDAAGGGKAVRITECRVMYDKKPERGQITGRSLGYGFVEFQDHEHALKTLRHLNNNPQIYGSNKRPIAEFSLEDGRKLKMKEARQQQSKQRFRKEPGTGGRPQTGGGAGPQKGVAGPKGVTVTGEGQAKTQAKTGAQGPKQGQAQVQKQGQAQVQKQGQAQAQGQDQKQGQGQKQGQDQKQGQDQVQKQAQGPKPGQKRGQDQINGQDQIHGQNQGQGTFYSGFQTKPEVEHIELEDGKKRRKILPFPSHRGPKIRLRDKGKPQPPQPKKAKNHPSRRERQGGQTLEKPIQPRAQSSKASRRQVRNRDDVRFDSLVEQYKKKLMGGYKSTATKKSKWFSS; the protein is encoded by the exons ATGTCAGGGCTTACTGTATTCGTAAATAAATTGCCTGTAACTGCCTCGAATGAACGACTCGAGGAAATATTTTCTGAGATTGGCCCGCTGAAGCAGTGTTTTGTTGTCAAAGAAAAAG GTGGCGACAAATGCCGAGGTTTTGGATATGTCACCTTCTCAATGGAGGAGGATGCAAAGCGTGCGCTGAAAGAAGTATGTCTCTATGATGGCCGCAAGATAACAGTCGATGTGGCTAAAAGGAAAATCATTGACAAGAAGGGTAAAG CATCCACAACGCCAGAAACCAAAACGACAGCAGGCACACCGCCAGCCCCTCGAAAAGAGCAGAAAACAAACATACCGAAGAACTCCCTGAGGAAAGCAAGGCTAATCATCAGGAATCTCAGCTTCAAG TGCTCTGAGGAGGATCTGAGACAGACCTTTGCCAAGTTCGGGACTGTTCTCGAGGCCAACATCGCTCTGAAACCAG ATGGGAAGATGCGAGGCTTTGCGTTTGTCCAGTTTAAGAACCAGTTGCAGGCCGGAAACGCCCTGAAGGCCACGAACCTGAAGGAAATCAAAG GGCGGCAGGTAGCTGTGGACTGGGCTATAgctaaagacaagtttcttgcCTCTCAGCCACCCGCTGCCTCAG GAATTAAGAACGGGGAGAAGATTGCGTTAAAGAAACCAACAGCTGACTccaaggaggaagaagaagaagaagaagaggaggaggaggaggaagaggagaaaccaGTCGCACCTCAAAAGAAAAA AGCCACCTCCAAGCCTGCCCCTCCTCTGCCAGAATCCCCATCAGAGgatgagagtgaggaggaggaggaggaaggtgctgagggtgaagaggaggaggatgatgatgatgacgagaatgatgatgatgagtccCAAGAgggagatgatgatgaggaaAGTGAACTTGGGTCTGATGAcgacgacgatgatgatgacgaggaCGAAGATGAGGATGACCTAG gccaGCCTGCCAGGAAGAAGCGGAACCTCCCCTCTGACATCAACGAGGGCAAAACCGTCTTCATCAG GAACCTGTCGTTCGACAcggaggaggagggtctggaggaggcgCTCCTGCGCTACGGGGAGCTGAAGTACATCAAGATCGTGGTCCACCCAGACACCGAGCACTCCAAAG GCTGCGCGTTCGCTCAGTTCAAGTGTAAGGAGGCAGCGGACAGGTGTATCAACGTGTCTCAGGACGAGTCGGAG acCGGCGGCATCCGCGTAGATGGGAGGAAGCTGAACATCGTCGCGGCGGTGACCCGAGAGGACGCCACCAAGCTGAAGGACAAGAAGGTGAAGGTGGAGACGGGCACCAGGAACCTGTACCTGGCCAGGGAAGGAC tgatccGTGCGGGAACCAAGGCAGCGGAGGGCGTACCGGAGGCAGACATGGCcaagagacagagg TTTGAGGAGCTGAAGCGGACAAAGCTGCGGGACATCTCCGTGTTCGTGTCCAAGACGAGGTTGTGCATCCACAACCTGCCAAAGTCGGTTGACAACAAGCAGCTGAGAAAACTCTGCCTGGATGCGGCTGGGGGAGGCAAGGCAGTCCGCATCACTGAG TGCAGGGTGATGTACGACAAGAAGCCAGAGAGGGGTCAGATCACCGGCCGCTCGCTCGGTTATGGGTTTGTGGAGTTCCAGGACCACGAGCATGCCCTGAAGACCCTGCGACACCTCAACAACAACCCTCAGATCTACGGCTCGAataag CGGCCCATTGCGGAGTTCTCCCTGGAGGACGGGAGGAAGCTGAAGATGAAGGAGGCTCGACAGCAGCAGAGCAAG CAGCGTTTCAGGAAAGAGCCCGGTACAGGAGGACGACCCCAGACCGGGGGCGGGGCCGGCCCTCAGAAGGGCGTGGCTGGACCGAAGGGTGTCACGGTGACGGGAGAGGGCCAGGCAAAGACACAGGCCAAGACCGGAG CCCAGGGTCCAAAGCAGGGCCAGGCCCAGGTTCAGAAGCAGGGCCAAGCCCAGGTTCAGAAGCAGGGCCAAGCCCAG GCCCAGGGCCAGGATCAGAAGCAGGGCCAAGGTCAGAAGCAGGGCCAGGATCAGAAGCAGGGCCAGGATCAGGTTCAGAAGCAGGCCCAGGGTCCAAAGCCAGGCCAGAAGCGGGGCCAGGATCAGATAAATGGCCAGGATCAGATACATGGCCAGAACCAGGGCCAGGGCACGTTCTACTCTGGGTTCCAGACTAAGCCAGAGGTGGAACACATAGAACTGGAGGATGGCAAGAAGCGAAGGAAGATTCTGCCCTTTCCTTCACATCGAGGACCCAAGATCAG actgaggGACAAGGGCAAGCCGCAGCCTCCCCAGCCCAAGAAGGCCAAGAACCACCCCAGCAGACGAGAACGTCAGGGAGGGCAGACGCTGGAGAAACCCATCCAGCCCAGAGcacag AGCTCtaaggcgtccaggaggcaggTTAGGAACAGAGATGATGTCCGCTTTGACAGCCTGGTGGAGCAGTACAAGAAGAAACTGATGGGGGGCTACAAGTCCACAGCTACCAAGAAGAGCAAATGGTTCagcagctag
- the rbm28 gene encoding RNA-binding protein 28 isoform X11: MSGLTVFVNKLPVTASNERLEEIFSEIGPLKQCFVVKEKGGDKCRGFGYVTFSMEEDAKRALKEVCLYDGRKITVDVAKRKIIDKKGKASTTPETKTTAGTPPAPRKEQKTNIPKNSLRKARLIIRNLSFKCSEEDLRQTFAKFGTVLEANIALKPDGKMRGFAFVQFKNQLQAGNALKATNLKEIKGRQVAVDWAIAKDKFLASQPPAASGIKNGEKIALKKPTADSKEEEEEEEEEEEEEEEKPVAPQKKKATSKPAPPLPESPSEDESEEEEEEGAEGEEEEDDDDDENDDDESQEGDDDEESELGSDDDDDDDDEDEDEDDLGQPARKKRNLPSDINEGKTVFIRNLSFDTEEEGLEEALLRYGELKYIKIVVHPDTEHSKGCAFAQFKCKEAADRCINVSQDESETGGIRVDGRKLNIVAAVTREDATKLKDKKVKVETGTRNLYLAREGLIRAGTKAAEGVPEADMAKRQRFEELKRTKLRDISVFVSKTRLCIHNLPKSVDNKQLRKLCLDAAGGGKAVRITECRVMYDKKPERGQITGRSLGYGFVEFQDHEHALKTLRHLNNNPQIYGSNKRPIAEFSLEDGRKLKMKEARQQQSKQRFRKEPGTGGRPQTGGGAGPQKGVAGPKGVTVTGEGQAKTQAKTGAQGPKQGQAQVQKQGQAQVQKQGQAQGQDQKQGQDQVQKQAQGPKPGQKRGQDQINGQDQIHGQNQGQGTFYSGFQTKPEVEHIELEDGKKRRKILPFPSHRGPKIRLRDKGKPQPPQPKKAKNHPSRRERQGGQTLEKPIQPRAQSSKASRRQVRNRDDVRFDSLVEQYKKKLMGGYKSTATKKSKWFSS; encoded by the exons ATGTCAGGGCTTACTGTATTCGTAAATAAATTGCCTGTAACTGCCTCGAATGAACGACTCGAGGAAATATTTTCTGAGATTGGCCCGCTGAAGCAGTGTTTTGTTGTCAAAGAAAAAG GTGGCGACAAATGCCGAGGTTTTGGATATGTCACCTTCTCAATGGAGGAGGATGCAAAGCGTGCGCTGAAAGAAGTATGTCTCTATGATGGCCGCAAGATAACAGTCGATGTGGCTAAAAGGAAAATCATTGACAAGAAGGGTAAAG CATCCACAACGCCAGAAACCAAAACGACAGCAGGCACACCGCCAGCCCCTCGAAAAGAGCAGAAAACAAACATACCGAAGAACTCCCTGAGGAAAGCAAGGCTAATCATCAGGAATCTCAGCTTCAAG TGCTCTGAGGAGGATCTGAGACAGACCTTTGCCAAGTTCGGGACTGTTCTCGAGGCCAACATCGCTCTGAAACCAG ATGGGAAGATGCGAGGCTTTGCGTTTGTCCAGTTTAAGAACCAGTTGCAGGCCGGAAACGCCCTGAAGGCCACGAACCTGAAGGAAATCAAAG GGCGGCAGGTAGCTGTGGACTGGGCTATAgctaaagacaagtttcttgcCTCTCAGCCACCCGCTGCCTCAG GAATTAAGAACGGGGAGAAGATTGCGTTAAAGAAACCAACAGCTGACTccaaggaggaagaagaagaagaagaagaggaggaggaggaggaagaggagaaaccaGTCGCACCTCAAAAGAAAAA AGCCACCTCCAAGCCTGCCCCTCCTCTGCCAGAATCCCCATCAGAGgatgagagtgaggaggaggaggaggaaggtgctgagggtgaagaggaggaggatgatgatgatgacgagaatgatgatgatgagtccCAAGAgggagatgatgatgaggaaAGTGAACTTGGGTCTGATGAcgacgacgatgatgatgacgaggaCGAAGATGAGGATGACCTAG gccaGCCTGCCAGGAAGAAGCGGAACCTCCCCTCTGACATCAACGAGGGCAAAACCGTCTTCATCAG GAACCTGTCGTTCGACAcggaggaggagggtctggaggaggcgCTCCTGCGCTACGGGGAGCTGAAGTACATCAAGATCGTGGTCCACCCAGACACCGAGCACTCCAAAG GCTGCGCGTTCGCTCAGTTCAAGTGTAAGGAGGCAGCGGACAGGTGTATCAACGTGTCTCAGGACGAGTCGGAG acCGGCGGCATCCGCGTAGATGGGAGGAAGCTGAACATCGTCGCGGCGGTGACCCGAGAGGACGCCACCAAGCTGAAGGACAAGAAGGTGAAGGTGGAGACGGGCACCAGGAACCTGTACCTGGCCAGGGAAGGAC tgatccGTGCGGGAACCAAGGCAGCGGAGGGCGTACCGGAGGCAGACATGGCcaagagacagagg TTTGAGGAGCTGAAGCGGACAAAGCTGCGGGACATCTCCGTGTTCGTGTCCAAGACGAGGTTGTGCATCCACAACCTGCCAAAGTCGGTTGACAACAAGCAGCTGAGAAAACTCTGCCTGGATGCGGCTGGGGGAGGCAAGGCAGTCCGCATCACTGAG TGCAGGGTGATGTACGACAAGAAGCCAGAGAGGGGTCAGATCACCGGCCGCTCGCTCGGTTATGGGTTTGTGGAGTTCCAGGACCACGAGCATGCCCTGAAGACCCTGCGACACCTCAACAACAACCCTCAGATCTACGGCTCGAataag CGGCCCATTGCGGAGTTCTCCCTGGAGGACGGGAGGAAGCTGAAGATGAAGGAGGCTCGACAGCAGCAGAGCAAG CAGCGTTTCAGGAAAGAGCCCGGTACAGGAGGACGACCCCAGACCGGGGGCGGGGCCGGCCCTCAGAAGGGCGTGGCTGGACCGAAGGGTGTCACGGTGACGGGAGAGGGCCAGGCAAAGACACAGGCCAAGACCGGAG CCCAGGGTCCAAAGCAGGGCCAGGCCCAGGTTCAGAAGCAGGGCCAAGCCCAGGTTCAGAAGCAGGGCCAAGCCCAG GGCCAGGATCAGAAGCAGGGCCAGGATCAGGTTCAGAAGCAGGCCCAGGGTCCAAAGCCAGGCCAGAAGCGGGGCCAGGATCAGATAAATGGCCAGGATCAGATACATGGCCAGAACCAGGGCCAGGGCACGTTCTACTCTGGGTTCCAGACTAAGCCAGAGGTGGAACACATAGAACTGGAGGATGGCAAGAAGCGAAGGAAGATTCTGCCCTTTCCTTCACATCGAGGACCCAAGATCAG actgaggGACAAGGGCAAGCCGCAGCCTCCCCAGCCCAAGAAGGCCAAGAACCACCCCAGCAGACGAGAACGTCAGGGAGGGCAGACGCTGGAGAAACCCATCCAGCCCAGAGcacag AGCTCtaaggcgtccaggaggcaggTTAGGAACAGAGATGATGTCCGCTTTGACAGCCTGGTGGAGCAGTACAAGAAGAAACTGATGGGGGGCTACAAGTCCACAGCTACCAAGAAGAGCAAATGGTTCagcagctag